In one Anaerohalosphaeraceae bacterium genomic region, the following are encoded:
- a CDS encoding glycosyltransferase yields the protein MNLLVLSNNPERASYRERIGVYLERLADCGVTCRVERIPASYRHRWRLFREAERFDAVLIHKKTLNMLDARILRKSARCILYDFDDAVMYDPRQPDRNWTSHSRLFRRMVKMADCVIAGNPYLAEQARPFCKNVHILPTGLDGRAYASQIKKPQDGKIRLVWIGSRSTLRYLEEIKPALEKIGQENPSVILRIVADQFLDCKYLPVEKCMWSLDTQTQRLQECDIGLAPLPDNRFTRGKCGFKILQYFAAGLPVIASPVGVNRDFIEESGAGFFASTLEQWHQSIQRLIYDEPLRKEWGQRARAYVQRYDHRIIGEQFCRIVLDALRG from the coding sequence ATGAATCTGCTTGTTTTATCGAACAATCCGGAGCGGGCCAGTTATCGGGAACGGATTGGGGTGTATCTGGAGCGGCTGGCGGACTGCGGTGTGACTTGTCGGGTTGAGCGGATTCCTGCATCGTATCGACATCGCTGGCGGCTGTTTCGGGAGGCCGAACGGTTTGATGCGGTTCTAATTCACAAAAAGACACTGAATATGCTCGATGCTCGGATTCTGCGAAAATCAGCTCGGTGTATCCTATATGATTTTGACGATGCTGTAATGTACGACCCTCGCCAACCCGACAGGAATTGGACCAGCCATTCTCGGCTGTTTCGGCGGATGGTGAAGATGGCGGACTGTGTGATTGCCGGCAATCCTTATTTGGCGGAGCAGGCAAGGCCTTTTTGCAAAAATGTTCATATTCTCCCCACCGGTCTGGATGGGAGGGCTTATGCATCACAAATCAAGAAACCGCAGGATGGGAAAATCCGTCTGGTTTGGATCGGCAGCCGCAGCACGCTGCGCTATTTGGAGGAGATAAAACCCGCCCTTGAAAAGATTGGGCAGGAAAATCCTTCTGTAATTCTGCGAATTGTTGCAGACCAGTTTTTGGATTGCAAGTACCTGCCGGTTGAGAAGTGTATGTGGTCTTTGGATACCCAGACCCAACGGCTTCAGGAATGCGATATTGGACTGGCTCCGCTGCCGGATAACCGTTTTACGCGGGGAAAATGCGGTTTTAAGATTCTTCAGTATTTTGCAGCGGGGCTGCCTGTGATTGCTTCGCCTGTAGGGGTTAATCGTGATTTCATTGAGGAAAGCGGTGCGGGTTTTTTCGCCTCAACCCTCGAACAGTGGCATCAATCTATTCAACGACTCATCTATGATGAGCCGCTTCGAAAGGAATGGGGGCAAAGGGCAAGGGCTTATGTACAGCGATACGATCACCGGATTATTGGGGAACAATTTTGCCGCATTGTTTTGGATGCGCTGCGTGGATGA
- a CDS encoding lipopolysaccharide kinase InaA family protein, which yields MTETPFDIQITDPKTGHTAAVRCTVLLRRLSGVRYTYEGFCEGRPVIVKIFTSPLRGFLHFKREMRGLCRLAERGIPSPALLHSGKDPSGRWAMVLEKITPADDLANLLEKTEDPQQKAKLCLKWLDFVALMHQKGVLQKDLHPGNFLFNGSCLYALDSGTIHFRRSPVSVEQGLEQLAGMLCTMPPALRENPQPLLEQYGRLRELKPTADMLAQLETYIFRQQRRFLRQTLQKTLRNSKRYFSLQEGPYRGMFTRRDWTEETARQFIRQIDQLMEAGQILKRGNTCFVSRVQYGSLDIAVKRYNYKSFWHSLRHTLKGSRARKCWLAAHQLLHCGIPTPRPLAFIIQRQFGLLRQSYLLSEFLPGSNLDEFLKSSSASEEKEKIIIQTKKLLSSLAENGLVHHDLKPSNIRLINAQPVLIDLDAIRSQLFLRRKDSIQKEMEAAFYKRLEPFIHAAHPKQCGKIVPQ from the coding sequence ACAGCCGCCGTCCGGTGCACTGTTCTATTGCGCCGTTTGAGCGGTGTGCGCTATACGTATGAAGGATTCTGTGAGGGTCGGCCGGTTATTGTCAAAATCTTTACCAGCCCCCTGCGAGGGTTTCTCCATTTTAAACGCGAGATGCGCGGACTTTGCCGGCTGGCCGAACGCGGCATCCCCAGCCCCGCCCTGCTGCATTCCGGAAAAGACCCCTCAGGACGATGGGCCATGGTTCTTGAGAAAATCACGCCAGCGGACGACTTGGCCAACCTCCTTGAAAAAACAGAAGACCCGCAGCAGAAAGCCAAGCTCTGTCTGAAATGGCTCGACTTTGTCGCCTTGATGCATCAAAAGGGGGTCCTTCAAAAAGACCTCCATCCGGGCAATTTTCTTTTCAACGGCAGCTGCCTCTATGCCCTGGACTCCGGAACCATCCATTTCCGCCGCAGCCCTGTCTCTGTTGAGCAGGGACTTGAGCAGCTGGCCGGCATGCTTTGCACAATGCCTCCTGCCCTGCGGGAAAATCCCCAGCCGCTGCTGGAACAATATGGCCGACTCCGAGAATTAAAACCGACGGCGGACATGCTCGCCCAGCTTGAAACGTATATCTTCCGGCAGCAGCGGCGGTTCCTTCGTCAAACCCTCCAAAAAACCCTGCGCAACAGCAAACGATACTTCTCGCTTCAGGAAGGCCCGTACCGGGGCATGTTTACCCGTCGGGACTGGACGGAGGAAACCGCCCGGCAGTTCATCCGCCAAATCGACCAATTGATGGAGGCCGGGCAGATTCTCAAACGCGGCAATACCTGCTTTGTCAGCCGCGTGCAGTACGGCTCGCTGGATATCGCCGTCAAACGCTACAACTACAAGAGTTTCTGGCACTCGCTGCGGCATACTCTCAAGGGCTCCCGCGCCCGGAAATGCTGGCTGGCCGCCCATCAATTGCTGCACTGCGGCATCCCCACTCCGCGCCCTTTGGCTTTTATCATACAAAGACAGTTTGGCTTGCTCCGGCAGTCTTATTTGCTGTCAGAGTTTCTTCCAGGGAGCAATCTGGATGAATTCCTCAAATCTTCGTCCGCTTCCGAAGAAAAGGAAAAAATTATTATCCAGACAAAAAAACTTCTTTCCTCTTTGGCTGAAAACGGCCTGGTTCATCATGATCTGAAACCAAGTAATATTCGACTCATCAACGCTCAGCCGGTTCTGATTGATTTGGACGCAATTCGTTCGCAGCTGTTTTTGCGGCGGAAAGACAGCATCCAAAAAGAAATGGAGGCGGCTTTTTACAAACGGCTGGAACCATTCATCCACGCAGCGCATCCAAAACAATGCGGCAAAATTGTTCCCCAATAA
- a CDS encoding class I SAM-dependent methyltransferase yields MNPQILPDSIINFYPDDYSPHQQKHFLTEELFNIPFLKRILGRLNSDSQVLDVGCGNGAFLYSLRQKTNCQVFGIELSEKAVESAKVCYGLNVFCGTVEGYQAEENAFDLITAWSVLEHVPDPMGFLQIVSRMVKPGGWFCIKTPNVRSLNACLFRDKWYALDSPRHLFLFSPRTIRCYFQQNGLDVQSILYDGSSKTTLCSLQYVFYGNNTNPITKDRIRRSALAKTILSPLTHFCGCLRLADQMFVFGRKGPLE; encoded by the coding sequence ATGAACCCGCAGATATTGCCGGACTCTATCATCAATTTCTATCCGGATGATTATTCGCCTCACCAGCAGAAACATTTCTTAACGGAAGAGCTTTTTAATATTCCTTTTTTAAAACGAATCCTCGGGCGGCTGAATTCAGACTCACAAGTTTTAGACGTGGGTTGCGGCAATGGGGCCTTTCTCTATAGTTTGAGACAAAAAACCAATTGTCAGGTGTTTGGTATAGAGCTTTCTGAGAAAGCAGTTGAGTCGGCTAAAGTCTGTTACGGACTTAATGTGTTTTGCGGGACTGTAGAGGGTTATCAGGCAGAAGAGAATGCATTTGACCTTATCACGGCATGGTCTGTTCTGGAACATGTTCCCGATCCGATGGGTTTTTTACAGATAGTCAGCAGGATGGTAAAGCCTGGAGGGTGGTTTTGCATAAAAACACCGAATGTCAGAAGCTTGAATGCCTGTCTGTTCAGAGACAAATGGTATGCCTTGGATTCTCCGAGGCATTTGTTTCTCTTTTCACCGCGTACAATTCGCTGCTATTTTCAGCAAAACGGTTTGGATGTACAATCGATTCTTTATGACGGAAGCTCCAAAACAACGCTTTGTTCATTGCAGTATGTTTTTTATGGGAATAATACGAATCCAATCACGAAAGACCGCATTCGAAGGTCTGCTTTGGCCAAAACTATTCTTTCTCCCTTGACTCATTTTTGCGGTTGTCTGAGGCTCGCCGATCAAATGTTTGTTTTTGGACGGAAAGGTCCCCTGGAATGA